The Gemmatimonadota bacterium DNA window CACTAGACAATAGACTGGCCAGAGCGGCCGGGTCCAGGCAGTAGTGGGATTCTTTATGTCCCCCAACCCTGGGGCGTCAGAAGCGACCGAAGGTCGCGGAGGAACTCCACCGGAACGGTGGAGCAGTCAGCGCTAGGTCAGGTTCAGTTGTTGTAAGAGGGCTCCCAGGGTTTCCGCCGGGGTTCTCCAATAGAGGGTCTTACGAGGGCGGCTGTTGAGCGCGGCCGCGACGGTGGCGAGATCGTCAGCCGTATGCGTGCTGAGGTCAGTGCCTTTGGGGAAGTACTGTCTCAACAAGCCGTTCGTGTTCTCGTTCGTGCCGCGCTGCCACGGACTGCGTGGGTCGCAGAAGTAGACGGCCAGCCCGGTGTCGATGCGAAGCTGTTCGTGCTGAGCCATCTCTGCTCCCTGGTCCCATGTCAGAGACCGGCGGAGTTGGTCGGGCAGGGTCATGATCGACGAAGCGATCGCGGCCCGGACGGCTTCGGCACCGTGTCCAGCCAGCGCTGGACCGTTCTTGGCCCTGGGCTTGTCATGTCCCTCGAGGCGCGGAAGGTGAAGCAGCATCGTGAAGCGGGACGTCCGCTCAACGAGCGTCCCTATCGCGGAGCTGCCCAGCCCTAGGATGAGGTCGCCTTCCCAGTGCCCGGGAACAGCGCGGTCGTCTGCTTCGGCCGGTCGCTCGCTGATCATGACCTCGGGGTGAACGAACGTCTTGCCCCGTCCGCGGGTGCGAGCTCGCGGCACCCGTAGCGCACGCCCGGTCCTAAGGCACGCAGTCAGCTCCCGTCGAAGCGCACCGCGTCCCTGAACGTAGAGCGCCTGGTAAATGGCTTCGTGCGATATGCGCATGGACTCATCATCGGGGAAGTCGACCCGTAGCCTGTTGGCGATCTGCTCAGGACTCCACGAGGCCGCCCAGCGTCGGTCTCGTCGGCGACCATGCCGTCGCCCTGTCCAGCCCACATCCGGGCCCGGCACGGCCGCTCCGTCCGCACCGACGATCAGGCCTCCGAGGCGATCCTGCACATACTGCCGCAGTTCACCGTTCGCAGCGAGCTTGGCAACTTTCGGACGCTTCGCACGCCGATCGGCGTGCCATTGGGCGGTCGTGGCCCTGTACTCGAGATTTCCACCTCGTGTAGCCGCGTTCCGCCGCAGTTCTCGCGAGATCGTCGACGGTGAGCGTCCTAACTGCCGGGAGATCTCACGCACACCGCAACCGCGGGCTTGAAGAATGGCGATCTCTTCTCGCTCGACGAACGATAGGTAGCGCCCCGACAGAGGACGAAGATTGAAAGGTGGCATGCCACCACATTGGCGAAACCAGCGCGTCCCGACAGCGGGGGACACGCCAGCTGCCACGGCTGCCTCCTCGCTCGACAGACCACGAGCGACTTCCC harbors:
- a CDS encoding IS30 family transposase, with the translated sequence MDGYKRRRSDRALRPPMRSPGRPPVGHRKHRRRFWGEVARGLSSEEAAVAAGVSPAVGTRWFRQCGGMPPFNLRPLSGRYLSFVEREEIAILQARGCGVREISRQLGRSPSTISRELRRNAATRGGNLEYRATTAQWHADRRAKRPKVAKLAANGELRQYVQDRLGGLIVGADGAAVPGPDVGWTGRRHGRRRDRRWAASWSPEQIANRLRVDFPDDESMRISHEAIYQALYVQGRGALRRELTACLRTGRALRVPRARTRGRGKTFVHPEVMISERPAEADDRAVPGHWEGDLILGLGSSAIGTLVERTSRFTMLLHLPRLEGHDKPRAKNGPALAGHGAEAVRAAIASSIMTLPDQLRRSLTWDQGAEMAQHEQLRIDTGLAVYFCDPRSPWQRGTNENTNGLLRQYFPKGTDLSTHTADDLATVAAALNSRPRKTLYWRTPAETLGALLQQLNLT